The following proteins are co-located in the Pseudomonadales bacterium genome:
- a CDS encoding 3'-5' exoribonuclease: MEPDDYELMLDIETLGTNNNAVILSIGVTVFSVSENNPCADSFYCELPVQPQIDNGRTICASTLKWWQRQKTVCPIVHDDENEANNFAETVEKLVDLCEFIGTKYPGRKIWAHGTTFDIVRTESLLEDFGMKVPWSWWSVMDCRTVTNLIDCRSKANNHNALDDAINQARWIIKAKKKLAKIKE; the protein is encoded by the coding sequence ATGGAACCAGATGATTATGAGCTCATGCTCGACATTGAGACATTAGGGACAAATAACAACGCAGTGATCCTATCGATTGGTGTTACAGTATTTTCAGTCTCGGAGAACAACCCCTGTGCAGACTCATTCTATTGTGAACTACCAGTACAGCCTCAGATCGACAATGGTAGAACTATCTGTGCAAGTACACTTAAGTGGTGGCAGAGACAGAAAACTGTTTGTCCTATAGTCCATGATGATGAAAATGAAGCCAATAACTTTGCTGAGACCGTAGAGAAACTCGTAGACCTATGTGAGTTCATTGGAACTAAATACCCAGGTAGAAAGATTTGGGCGCATGGTACTACCTTTGACATTGTTAGAACAGAATCTCTTTTAGAAGATTTTGGAATGAAAGTCCCTTGGTCATGGTGGTCTGTAATGGACTGCCGTACTGTAACGAACCTTATTGACTGTAGATCCAAAGCTAACAATCACAACGCCCTAGATGATGCTATCAATCAAGCACGATGGATCATCAAGGCTAAAAAGAAATTAGCAAAAATTAAGGAGTAA
- a CDS encoding DEAD/DEAH box helicase, with translation MPFDMSAGLEPDRLKEFQMREMNRILDAPINRPLSLHLHDKFSKATLLPSAEIKSLLDTQSEAIVAYLRNGGLFGYIGVGRGKALISIGCACAAYRKGLRKIILLIPPKLTLQTVEKVLPWLRRQMPVNLPVHVLSGKTKANRLKASQQKSGLFIMSWSQLSIVDTDDLINNIAPQLIIADEAHNLSNKTSSRYKRVNRWMVEHPETEFIALSGTMAKKGIKDYAHLLRWCLKDKAPIPDTDSELSNWQAVIDTTFSEFTSSAVLHPMLLWANRDGNNFERDIAGYRKAYNHRLGTTSGVVFAVGDGDLGTSITFSNQPVEVPDDYPGMPRLQELIKQLHDMDTSPDGDIIDFAIHKFRYDFELTAGFYNSLTWPTVEVIAERKKLSIMDAEDLLERSKEYHRAAQDYHRQVRIWLRDFSCEGLDTPLLLGTSMKNHGAEHVGSDLYDAWVVMKALDFEGRLVRDSKAVRVCDYKIQAVLNWVKSLPKKRGGVIIWYKRQEMGKWCHEVLQEAGLDSVLCDSGKQGYENMNNSEYHKSKILVASIDAYNAGINAQPVEHVYFLQFPREADRAEQSIGRNHRTGSPYDELTYVTNFSNKFDHNMFSAVLADALFQHQAGSPNKLIYGNYEHQPHIASSAAMKEMGIIARDIDQRVIKDLKSRFEQ, from the coding sequence ATGCCATTCGACATGTCCGCTGGTCTTGAACCCGACCGATTAAAAGAGTTCCAGATGCGCGAGATGAATCGAATACTAGATGCTCCAATCAACAGGCCATTGAGCTTACATTTACATGATAAGTTCTCTAAGGCCACGCTACTCCCCAGTGCAGAGATTAAATCATTACTAGACACACAGTCCGAAGCGATTGTTGCATATCTCCGTAATGGTGGACTATTCGGGTACATTGGGGTCGGTAGAGGTAAAGCTTTAATATCTATCGGTTGTGCATGTGCAGCGTACAGGAAAGGGCTCAGAAAGATTATCCTACTGATTCCACCAAAGCTCACATTGCAGACTGTTGAAAAAGTACTACCATGGCTCCGAAGACAGATGCCCGTGAACTTACCAGTTCATGTTCTGTCTGGGAAAACAAAAGCAAATAGACTTAAAGCATCCCAGCAAAAATCTGGTTTGTTCATAATGTCTTGGTCACAGTTATCGATTGTAGATACGGATGATCTGATTAATAACATAGCTCCTCAACTGATAATTGCGGATGAGGCACACAACTTGAGTAACAAAACTTCCTCAAGATATAAGCGAGTTAATAGATGGATGGTTGAACATCCAGAGACTGAATTCATAGCTCTATCGGGAACTATGGCTAAGAAAGGAATAAAGGACTACGCACACTTATTGCGTTGGTGCCTTAAGGACAAAGCCCCTATTCCGGATACTGATTCAGAGCTATCCAATTGGCAAGCTGTCATCGACACAACCTTCAGTGAATTCACTTCGAGTGCTGTTCTTCATCCCATGCTACTGTGGGCCAATAGAGACGGTAACAACTTTGAACGCGACATCGCAGGTTATCGGAAAGCGTACAATCACCGCCTTGGTACCACAAGCGGAGTAGTGTTTGCTGTAGGTGACGGAGATCTCGGAACATCTATTACATTCAGTAATCAACCTGTAGAAGTACCGGACGATTACCCAGGAATGCCTCGATTACAGGAGCTTATTAAACAGTTGCACGATATGGACACAAGCCCAGACGGAGACATTATTGACTTCGCGATTCATAAGTTCAGATATGATTTTGAGCTTACGGCTGGGTTCTACAATTCCTTAACGTGGCCAACGGTTGAAGTGATCGCAGAGCGTAAAAAACTCTCGATCATGGATGCCGAAGATTTGCTTGAAAGATCTAAAGAATACCATAGAGCTGCCCAAGATTATCATAGACAAGTTAGAATCTGGTTAAGAGATTTCTCTTGTGAAGGTTTAGACACACCTCTGTTACTAGGCACTTCAATGAAGAACCACGGTGCAGAGCATGTAGGATCTGATCTTTACGATGCTTGGGTAGTCATGAAAGCTTTAGACTTTGAGGGTCGCTTGGTTCGAGATTCAAAAGCCGTAAGGGTTTGTGATTACAAGATCCAGGCAGTACTAAATTGGGTGAAGAGTTTACCCAAGAAACGTGGTGGTGTGATCATATGGTACAAACGCCAAGAAATGGGCAAGTGGTGCCATGAAGTATTACAGGAAGCTGGATTAGATTCAGTTCTTTGTGACTCTGGTAAACAGGGTTACGAGAACATGAATAATTCAGAATACCACAAAAGTAAAATATTGGTTGCAAGTATTGATGCTTACAATGCAGGTATCAATGCTCAACCAGTAGAACACGTTTACTTTCTACAGTTCCCACGGGAAGCTGATAGAGCAGAACAAAGTATAGGACGGAACCACAGAACAGGAAGTCCTTATGACGAATTAACTTACGTCACGAACTTCTCAAATAAGTTTGATCATAATATGTTCTCAGCCGTATTAGCGGATGCGTTGTTCCAGCACCAAGCCGGATCTCCGAATAAGCTCATATACGGTAACTATGAACATCAGCCTCATATTGCATCAAGTGCAGCTATGAAGGAGATGGGCATTATTGCGAGAGATATTGATCAAAGAGTAATAAAGGATCTGAAGTCCAGATTCGAACAGTAA
- a CDS encoding PD-(D/E)XK nuclease family protein produces the protein MNEGSFKPKSSSISQCNTEKDCTRKWGYSSIDYLPQPPNKSTGKGSIAHEQIEIYLDVDENGISRRTGKEPVMYQPGWEILYDYFGKKAQFLLNSDEQTMLKKAIQMGIDKSVLVREPNAIVEFEKRIPIHELMYFTLKIDYAFGFDIEDHKTCSSFDWTTNEDPDSERYVGKDRQLRCYAYWWAKEYSEMSGLPIPEMINVCHNQFMINPKKNGPQVRKVQGVVSYADCEKTWNEVYKQSLGQLEYRLKIHRGEMTTSQLPRDISACGKYNGCPYRSVCMAQESPDSYKRRTNMKIKELELKVEQHLKKDEGKMAFNMSTGATSEQAAVLEEIEQTSNTTATEEVTNQAEEPAKENNTQTVEEVTEVAESKSDAVKIKEYKAEIKKLSDGLIAAGMEDQIPNSSKINDLKALLKPLEDAEKARKAAERKEKAEAKKKAEAKKKAEEEAETAAKAEQEEKSFAEKTDAEKHAQIDQKLEAARTPKTSTQADFTIKKLNKSRSTGITVLIDCYPAGGVPGDYIRLQEIFALKSAQLASEAGAESYWELDAFKRKDMFRQARENLLAELKGYTIIACGYSHEEQALLNAIIEDRNVTVYSGR, from the coding sequence ATGAATGAAGGATCTTTTAAACCTAAATCAAGCTCAATCAGTCAGTGTAATACTGAAAAAGATTGTACTCGCAAATGGGGCTATAGTTCAATTGACTACCTGCCCCAGCCACCAAATAAATCTACAGGTAAGGGTTCTATTGCTCACGAGCAAATAGAGATCTACCTCGATGTGGACGAGAATGGTATCAGTAGAAGAACAGGTAAGGAACCAGTCATGTACCAACCTGGCTGGGAGATTCTTTACGACTATTTCGGTAAGAAAGCCCAATTCCTGTTGAACTCTGATGAGCAGACTATGCTCAAGAAAGCCATTCAGATGGGTATTGATAAATCAGTACTTGTCAGAGAACCAAATGCAATTGTTGAATTTGAGAAAAGAATTCCAATACATGAACTCATGTACTTTACTCTCAAGATTGACTATGCGTTTGGATTCGACATTGAGGATCACAAGACCTGTTCTAGCTTTGACTGGACTACAAATGAAGACCCAGATTCAGAACGCTATGTAGGTAAAGACAGACAATTGCGATGTTATGCTTACTGGTGGGCTAAAGAATACAGCGAAATGTCCGGACTACCGATACCGGAGATGATCAACGTATGTCACAATCAGTTCATGATTAATCCTAAGAAAAACGGACCACAGGTTCGTAAGGTTCAAGGTGTAGTATCATATGCAGATTGTGAAAAAACTTGGAATGAAGTTTACAAACAATCTCTTGGACAACTAGAGTATCGACTCAAGATCCATAGAGGTGAAATGACGACCTCACAATTACCCCGTGACATCAGTGCATGTGGTAAATATAATGGTTGTCCTTATCGTAGTGTTTGTATGGCGCAAGAATCTCCCGATTCGTACAAGCGTAGAACAAATATGAAAATCAAAGAACTCGAACTTAAAGTCGAGCAACACTTAAAAAAGGATGAAGGAAAAATGGCTTTTAATATGTCAACCGGTGCAACAAGTGAACAAGCTGCTGTTCTCGAAGAAATCGAACAAACAAGTAACACAACTGCAACCGAAGAAGTAACAAATCAAGCAGAAGAACCTGCAAAAGAAAATAACACACAGACTGTTGAAGAAGTAACAGAAGTGGCAGAATCTAAGTCTGATGCCGTGAAGATCAAAGAGTACAAAGCAGAGATCAAGAAGCTTTCAGATGGTCTCATTGCAGCTGGCATGGAAGATCAAATTCCGAACAGTTCAAAAATTAATGATCTCAAAGCTCTTCTTAAACCATTGGAAGATGCTGAGAAAGCGCGTAAAGCAGCTGAACGTAAAGAAAAAGCTGAGGCCAAGAAGAAAGCTGAGGCCAAGAAGAAAGCTGAGGAAGAAGCTGAAACAGCCGCGAAAGCTGAACAGGAAGAAAAATCTTTTGCGGAGAAGACTGATGCCGAAAAACACGCACAAATCGATCAGAAACTTGAGGCGGCTCGTACTCCTAAAACAAGCACTCAAGCCGATTTCACTATCAAGAAACTTAACAAGTCCCGATCAACTGGAATTACAGTCCTTATCGATTGTTACCCAGCAGGTGGAGTCCCAGGTGACTACATAAGACTCCAAGAGATCTTCGCTCTTAAGAGTGCACAATTAGCAAGTGAAGCTGGTGCAGAATCTTACTGGGAGCTCGATGCTTTCAAACGTAAAGATATGTTCCGTCAAGCTCGGGAGAATTTACTTGCAGAGCTCAAAGGTTACACAATTATTGCATGTGGTTATAGCCATGAAGAACAGGCTTTACTCAATGCGATCATTGAAGATCGTAACGTAACAGTTTACTCGGGTCGCTAA
- a CDS encoding PriCT-2 domain-containing protein, producing MGIYSSASNITTTKAVSDKVGYIRALLNDIDNEGTGLEYDSWISLVPILKYELNDEDLAFDIFDEFSSQNEFYDEDFTYTKFYDAGLEADGRLTMGSLVYMVKENLGDSYDKSKYAQYFGDVETSKVAEFNNKIRRNKNKLPDHYLPDEIEDIKFPENTKVDHVLALTTLLVEGETYGTCCDPRQCAVIDPFAGDRMEQYITVNPIKGSRKQDNVVSFKYAVLEFDTIDLNEQFSLLNVVDLPYEALIFTGNKSIHAWIRIDAPDNDEYKKRTRLIAKMFSDFGYNKENGNAPDTAVLFDSSSLVRCPGTVRVDWASKGNTGAGNMQYAMWVEESTGWDEWYTKVYPKYVLESSLVEEIPDELNEFTVPDKPNQFSRMRKNIVEQFGEEFATPLAEGLAETPSEGIKEALLEAIPEFFGEWVKRNKRKNPLSVDELYHLFIDSCREGGAHYEGDIQEALYXGCVNAQRYIADQFKERKERAQGNVESLKEVDFDGSDPDLLEAIDKEIYKAANSEKPEDYEKLEVSLDQVAADMQYRPGVLKKLEIFKYASKLGKLLNGETKDIPHLAFGSLYAYRKQVSYFDPTESTLIPVEVSSFPSIIQPYIAIVKQDAKGLFKVEPLDNDSCNKLIKSHLFLKELREVEIMSEVPVFKELDNGAELIMEYDDEKACLITKPVQGYGFMDLNDAKELILSLFTDFEFVNESDLSRSIAALFAPAMCFADFFEGNHRPVWYVDADAQGAGKNTLVDFITVPYADSPAKITQDDSSIGSLDDKLGSAVAAGDNLIIMDNMKPDRKMKELSSSFIESMLTSDTMRHREAMKASTTLKTDKVSLYVTTNGMAMSKDMAERSMYISIRKKPYGYKFKSYPRGHVNWIKDNRPMIMSAIYTIMKEYLDHGKPSKDLEEGHRFPQTTSILNYIVTEIFGLPDISLGLRKRMLSKSDVNSDILRTICFVVEKTGNLGNDLNNIDIFELLDSEGQSDVLRLDSGIEIYTDEENTKISADAKRAVGQKLSSVMSRPNIFGKPNSKREPSTCMIEEFTVERSYCPSNRTPRYKVTK from the coding sequence ATGGGAATATATAGTTCCGCAAGTAACATTACTACAACTAAAGCAGTTAGCGATAAGGTTGGGTATATACGAGCACTCCTTAACGACATTGACAACGAAGGCACAGGTCTTGAATATGATTCCTGGATATCCTTGGTGCCTATTCTAAAATACGAACTAAATGATGAAGATTTAGCTTTTGACATCTTTGACGAATTCTCAAGTCAGAACGAATTCTACGACGAGGACTTTACTTACACTAAGTTCTACGATGCTGGACTAGAGGCTGACGGCCGATTGACCATGGGCTCATTGGTCTACATGGTAAAAGAGAACTTAGGAGATAGCTACGACAAATCTAAATATGCCCAGTATTTCGGAGATGTGGAGACAAGTAAGGTCGCTGAGTTCAACAATAAAATAAGACGAAACAAAAACAAGCTCCCAGATCACTATCTCCCCGACGAGATCGAGGATATTAAATTTCCAGAAAATACCAAAGTTGATCATGTACTTGCACTAACAACTTTGCTTGTAGAAGGAGAGACTTACGGAACTTGCTGCGATCCAAGACAATGTGCTGTCATCGATCCGTTTGCAGGTGATCGTATGGAACAGTACATAACGGTGAACCCAATTAAGGGCTCAAGGAAACAGGATAATGTAGTTTCCTTTAAATACGCGGTACTTGAATTCGATACGATTGACTTGAACGAGCAGTTCTCTTTACTTAATGTAGTAGATCTCCCTTACGAAGCACTCATATTTACTGGTAACAAATCTATCCACGCATGGATCAGAATTGACGCGCCAGACAATGATGAGTACAAGAAACGCACAAGATTGATCGCTAAGATGTTTTCTGACTTTGGCTACAATAAGGAAAATGGTAACGCACCGGACACAGCGGTGCTATTTGATTCCTCTTCACTTGTTAGGTGCCCAGGAACAGTACGTGTCGATTGGGCTAGCAAGGGGAATACTGGTGCAGGCAATATGCAATACGCCATGTGGGTTGAAGAAAGCACAGGCTGGGATGAATGGTACACAAAAGTGTACCCTAAGTACGTTTTAGAATCATCTTTAGTAGAGGAGATCCCTGATGAACTTAATGAATTTACAGTTCCAGACAAGCCCAATCAGTTCAGCCGAATGCGTAAAAATATTGTTGAACAGTTTGGAGAAGAGTTCGCTACCCCGTTGGCAGAAGGGTTGGCTGAAACTCCGAGTGAAGGGATTAAAGAAGCCTTACTCGAAGCTATCCCCGAATTTTTTGGTGAGTGGGTCAAGAGGAACAAACGGAAAAACCCTTTGTCAGTTGATGAACTATATCATCTGTTTATTGATTCGTGTAGAGAAGGAGGAGCACATTACGAAGGNGACATCCAAGAAGCCCTTTACAANGGATGTGTTAACGCCCAACGATACATAGCTGATCAATTTAAAGAGCGTAAGGAGCGAGCCCAAGGAAATGTTGAATCTCTTAAAGAAGTAGATTTCGATGGATCTGACCCAGATCTTTTAGAGGCTATAGATAAGGAGATCTATAAAGCAGCAAACTCTGAGAAACCAGAGGACTATGAGAAGCTTGAAGTTTCTCTTGATCAAGTAGCTGCTGATATGCAATATCGTCCAGGAGTTCTTAAGAAATTAGAGATATTCAAGTACGCTTCCAAATTAGGCAAACTATTGAATGGTGAGACTAAAGATATTCCTCATTTAGCATTTGGATCTCTTTATGCCTATCGTAAGCAGGTTAGTTACTTTGATCCTACAGAATCAACTTTGATACCTGTGGAGGTAAGCAGTTTTCCTTCTATCATACAGCCTTACATTGCTATTGTTAAGCAAGACGCAAAAGGACTGTTCAAGGTAGAGCCCTTGGATAACGATTCATGTAATAAGTTAATTAAATCCCATCTGTTCTTAAAGGAACTTAGGGAAGTAGAGATTATGTCAGAAGTACCAGTGTTCAAGGAATTGGACAATGGCGCAGAATTAATAATGGAGTACGATGATGAAAAAGCTTGTTTAATTACTAAACCAGTTCAAGGTTATGGGTTCATGGATCTTAATGATGCCAAGGAGCTAATCTTGAGTCTATTTACAGATTTTGAATTTGTCAACGAATCGGATCTATCTCGATCAATTGCAGCTTTATTCGCACCAGCTATGTGTTTTGCAGATTTCTTTGAAGGAAATCACAGACCAGTATGGTACGTTGATGCAGATGCTCAAGGTGCAGGTAAGAACACTTTAGTTGATTTTATCACAGTTCCTTATGCAGATAGTCCAGCTAAGATCACCCAGGACGACTCCTCTATTGGGTCTCTTGATGATAAGCTCGGTAGTGCTGTTGCAGCAGGCGATAACTTGATCATTATGGATAACATGAAGCCGGACCGAAAAATGAAAGAGCTTAGTAGTTCTTTTATTGAATCAATGCTGACTTCTGATACCATGCGTCACCGTGAGGCAATGAAGGCCAGTACCACTCTAAAGACTGACAAAGTATCTTTATACGTAACTACCAACGGCATGGCAATGTCCAAGGATATGGCAGAGCGTTCTATGTATATTTCTATACGTAAAAAGCCATACGGTTACAAGTTCAAGAGCTATCCAAGAGGTCACGTTAATTGGATCAAAGACAATCGCCCGATGATTATGTCAGCGATCTACACTATCATGAAAGAATATCTCGATCATGGTAAACCCTCAAAAGATCTCGAAGAAGGCCACAGATTCCCTCAGACTACTAGTATACTCAATTACATAGTTACTGAGATATTTGGCCTACCAGACATCTCCCTAGGACTACGTAAGAGAATGCTTAGTAAGAGTGATGTTAATAGTGACATTCTTAGAACAATTTGCTTCGTAGTTGAAAAGACTGGAAACCTTGGTAACGACCTTAACAATATTGACATCTTTGAATTACTTGATTCAGAGGGACAATCAGATGTACTAAGACTAGATTCTGGAATAGAGATCTACACTGATGAAGAAAATACAAAAATATCAGCAGATGCAAAAAGAGCTGTTGGCCAAAAGTTAAGTTCAGTAATGTCAAGACCCAATATCTTTGGTAAACCTAACAGTAAGAGAGAACCGTCGACCTGTATGATTGAAGAGTTTACAGTAGAGCGTTCTTATTGCCCATCTAATAGAACTCCAAGATATAAGGTGACAAAATGA